A stretch of Cucumis sativus cultivar 9930 chromosome 2, Cucumber_9930_V3, whole genome shotgun sequence DNA encodes these proteins:
- the LOC101203346 gene encoding SNW/SKI-interacting protein has protein sequence MATLKDLLPAVKSTTVTHYDHSNDPWFKQRFSSSEAEQTSVIKVNPVPPYLKRGGFVPRKVEDFGDGGSFPEIHIAQYPLDMGRDKLSKPGSKILPITVDALGNVAYDAIVKQNENAKKIVYSQHKDLIPKILKDDEMSDEDEELQKEIEETTEETKSALEKIVNVRLSAAQPKNVAKQSSDSKFIKYKPSQQSAAFNSGAKERIIRMVEMPVDPLEPPKFKHKRVPRASGSPPVPVMHSPPRPVTVKDQQDWKIPPCISNWKNPKGYTIPLDKRLAADGRGLQEVQINDNFAKLSEALYVAEQKAREAVAMRSKVQKEMLMKQKEKKELELRALAQKARSERTGAAPPSSVLYPSDRNTVDTSEMKGEFERVREKEKDLPKESREEREERLQREKIREERRRERERERRLEAKDAAMGKKSKITRDRDRDISEKVALGMASTGAGRQGEVMYDQRLFNQDKGMDSGFANDDQYNIYDKGLFTAQPTLSTLYRPKKDTDSDMYGGADEQLDKITKTDRFKPDKSFSGTAERSGPRDRPVEFEREVEEADPFGLDQFLTEVKKGKKAMDKVGSGGTMRAGGGSSMRDGYEGGSGRTRIGFERGH, from the coding sequence ATGGCAACTCTGAAAGACCTTCTTCCTGCTGTAAAGTCAACCACTGTAACTCACTATGATCATTCAAATGATCCGTGGTTCAAGCAGCGGTTTAGTTCCTCAGAAGCAGAGCAAACTTCTGTTATTAAGGTGAACCCTGTGCCACCTTACTTGAAGCGTGGTGGATTTGTTCCAAGGAAAGTAGAGGATTTTGGAGATGGTGGTTCTTTTCCAGAGATTCACATTGCTCAATACCCACTTGATATGGGTAGAGACAAATTATCGAAGCCAGGATCGAAGATCCTACCTATTACTGTCGATGCACTTGGAAATGTTGCATATGATGCTATTGTCAAGCAGAATGAAAATGCTAAAAAGATTGTCTATTCACAACATAAAGACCTCATTCCAAAGATTTTGAAAGATGATGAGATGagtgatgaagatgaagagttGCAGAAGGAGATTGAAGAAACAACTGAGGAAACGAAGTCTGCACttgaaaaaatagttaatgtGAGATTGAGTGCAGCCCAGCCTAAAAATGTTGCCAAACAGTCATCGGATTCAAAGTTTATCAAGTATAAGCCATCTCAACAATCAGCTGCATTTAATTCAGGTGCTAAGGAGAGGATAATTAGAATGGTTGAGATGCCAGTTGATCCGCTTGAGCCTCCAAAGTTCAAGCATAAACGTGTTCCTAGAGCTTCAGGGTCTCCACCTGTGCCTGTTATGCATTCCCCTCCTCGTCCTGTGACAGTGAAGGATCAACAAGATTGGAAGATTCCTCCTTGTATTTCAAATTGGAAGAATCCAAAAGGTTATACGATCCCACTTGACAAGCGTCTCGCAGCTGATGGTAGAGGCCTTCAAGAAGTTCAAATTAACGACAACTTTGCAAAGCTATCTGAAGCACTGTATGTTGCAGAACAGAAAGCAAGAGAAGCAGTTGCAATGAGATCTAAGGTTCAGAAAGAAATGCTTATGAAgcagaaggagaagaaagagcTGGAGCTCCGAGCATTGGCGCAGAAAGCACGATCTGAGAGAACCGGAGCTGCACCTCCTTCTTCAGTTCTTTATCCATCTGATAGAAACACAGTAGATACTTCTGAGATGAAAGGGGAGTTTGAGCGTgtaagagagaaagagaaggatttACCAAAGGAGTCAAGGGAGGAAAGGGAAGAGCGGTTGCAAAGGGAGAAGATTCGTGAAGAACGACGtagagaaagggaaagggaaagaaggcTGGAAGCTAAAGATGCTGCAATGGGAAAGAAGAGTAAGATCACAAGAGACAGAGATCGTGATATCAGTGAGAAGGTTGCACTTGGCATGGCCTCTACCGGAGCTGGTAGACAGGGAGAGGTTATGTATGACCAGAGGCTATTTAACCAAGATAAAGGAATGGACTCTGGATTTGCCAACGATGACCAGTACAACATATATGACAAGGGTTTATTTACCGCCCAGCCTACTCTCTCAACCCTTTACAGACCTAAAAAGGATACTGATTCTGATATGTATGGAGGTGCTGATGAACAGTTAGACAAGATAACAAAAACCGATCGTTTCAAACCAGACAAATCGTTTTCAGGCACTGCAGAAAGGTCTGGACCTAGAGATAGGCCAGTTGAGTTTGAGAGGGAGGTTGAAGAAGCTGATCCATTCGGACTTGACCAGTTCTTGACTGAAGTGAAGAAAGGTAAGAAGGCTATGGATAAGGTTGGGTCTGGTGGGACAATGAGAGCTGGTGGTGGTTCATCAATGAGAGATGGCTATGAGGGTGGCTCTGGTAGAACTCGCATTGGATTTGAAAGAGGCCACTAG